Proteins encoded within one genomic window of Myxococcus virescens:
- a CDS encoding gamma-glutamyl-gamma-aminobutyrate hydrolase family protein, producing MNNHSRHHGPAPRRPNIGITPDWSPAGEQPFARYELKVPYADAVLRAGGLPFVLPYSDEPACVESYLDRISGVLVTGGAFDIPPSAYGEDAREGLGALKEGRTAFEAALMRGALKRNMPVLGICGGMQLLNVILGGTLYQDIGREVEGAREHEQKHDRTHPQHPVDVKSGTLLAEAVGYGQLMVNSTHHQSVRGVGKDVTITAVAPDGVVEAIESSVHTFAVGVQWHPEYMSTTIPVHVGLYKAFVQKAREHRR from the coding sequence ATGAACAACCATTCGCGTCACCACGGGCCGGCGCCGCGCCGCCCCAACATCGGCATCACCCCGGACTGGAGTCCGGCCGGAGAGCAGCCCTTTGCCCGTTATGAGCTGAAGGTTCCGTACGCGGACGCCGTCCTTCGCGCGGGCGGGCTGCCCTTCGTGTTGCCGTATTCGGACGAGCCGGCCTGCGTGGAGTCCTATCTGGACCGCATCTCCGGGGTGCTCGTCACGGGCGGCGCGTTCGACATTCCTCCGTCGGCCTACGGCGAGGATGCGCGCGAGGGCCTGGGGGCGCTGAAGGAGGGGCGCACCGCTTTCGAGGCGGCGCTCATGCGTGGCGCGCTCAAGCGCAACATGCCGGTGCTGGGCATCTGTGGCGGCATGCAGCTGCTCAACGTCATCCTGGGGGGCACGCTGTACCAGGACATCGGCCGTGAGGTGGAGGGCGCTCGCGAGCACGAGCAGAAGCACGACCGCACGCACCCGCAGCACCCGGTGGACGTGAAGAGCGGCACGTTGCTGGCGGAGGCGGTGGGGTATGGCCAGTTGATGGTCAACTCCACCCACCACCAGTCGGTGCGCGGCGTGGGCAAGGACGTGACGATTACCGCGGTGGCGCCGGATGGCGTGGTGGAGGCCATCGAGTCCTCCGTGCACACCTTCGCCGTGGGCGTGCAGTGGCACCCCGAATACATGTCCACGACCATTCCGGTGCACGTGGGGCTCTACAAGGCGTTCGTGCAGAAGGCGCGCGAGCATCGCCGGTGA
- the thiE gene encoding thiamine phosphate synthase codes for MNAPSRPYLPSGPYLLCDDSVLPEISLVDKAARLVAGGARVVQLRMKRTPVREALAATRQVVALCRREGALCLVNDRVDLALLADADGVHVGDEDVPAEDARALLGPGRLVGVTVRDVVGARAAQAAGADYVGLGPVFPTSTKQVPAPVLGLEAFASVVRDSPLPVVGIGGVGLMNIASVAAAGAHCAAVVSDALLAADITERVRRLVAAFEQGRPGA; via the coding sequence ATGAACGCACCATCCCGCCCGTACCTTCCCAGCGGTCCCTACCTGCTGTGCGACGACTCCGTCCTGCCGGAGATTTCACTGGTGGACAAGGCGGCTCGCCTGGTGGCCGGTGGGGCCCGGGTGGTGCAACTGCGCATGAAGCGCACCCCGGTCCGTGAGGCGCTGGCCGCCACGCGGCAGGTGGTGGCGCTGTGCCGCCGGGAAGGCGCGCTGTGCCTGGTGAACGACCGGGTGGACCTGGCGCTGCTGGCGGACGCGGACGGTGTGCACGTGGGTGACGAGGACGTGCCCGCCGAGGATGCGCGCGCGCTGCTGGGGCCTGGCCGTCTGGTGGGCGTCACGGTGCGAGACGTCGTGGGCGCGCGGGCGGCGCAAGCGGCGGGGGCGGACTATGTGGGGCTGGGGCCTGTCTTCCCCACGTCGACGAAGCAGGTGCCCGCGCCAGTGCTGGGCCTGGAGGCCTTCGCGTCCGTGGTGCGTGACAGCCCGCTGCCCGTGGTGGGCATTGGTGGGGTGGGGCTGATGAACATCGCGAGCGTGGCGGCAGCCGGGGCGCACTGCGCGGCGGTGGTGTCCGACGCGCTGCTCGCCGCGGATATCACCGAGCGTGTGAGGCGGCTGGTGGCCGCGTTTGAACAGGGGCGCCCCGGGGCATAG
- a CDS encoding RNA polymerase subunit sigma, whose translation MADSADPKYLDKRTVERYVRSGQLDETEYERHLQGLPDVAEKSVPVETLMLDDADDFDDEEDDFEDEGDDTSDDSDEAETSAAAESTDGDADDADDADEAESDNEAATASNETSDDEGPVSA comes from the coding sequence ATGGCGGATTCGGCGGACCCGAAGTACCTCGATAAGCGCACCGTGGAGCGGTACGTGCGCTCAGGCCAGCTCGACGAGACGGAGTACGAGCGCCACCTCCAGGGCCTGCCCGACGTGGCGGAGAAGTCCGTCCCCGTTGAGACGCTCATGCTCGACGACGCCGACGACTTCGACGACGAAGAGGATGACTTCGAGGACGAGGGCGACGACACGTCCGACGACAGCGATGAGGCCGAGACCTCCGCCGCCGCCGAGTCGACGGATGGTGACGCCGACGACGCCGACGACGCCGACGAGGCCGAGAGCGACAACGAGGCCGCCACCGCTTCGAACGAGACCTCCGACGACGAGGGGCCGGTCTCCGCATGA